The Lolium rigidum isolate FL_2022 chromosome 1, APGP_CSIRO_Lrig_0.1, whole genome shotgun sequence region ACATGAACATACAAGTCTGTTATGCCTGCAAACATTTGAGTACGCATCAACGTGAGAAAAGGCATCACAGGACATGAGAATAGTTCAAGGGGATTAATATAAGCTCAGGGATCCCACTTCTCAATCCATCTAAATTACTATGGAACAATGATGCGATTGACCTAAAGAGAAAACAGTCGCACATCGTGAATAACAACATCTATGCTATACAGCTGTCAAACGATGGGGAATCAAAGCTTAGCCTGAACTACAACCAAAGACTCAATCTATCCGTGATCTGAATACAAACTAGCCATTCAGGATATGTGTAAAACCACATAAATACAAAGCACAAATGTGTTAAGGGAACTAAATGAAATGAGCTTTACCCCATTCACGAGCAAGTTTCTTAGACTTGTCAACCAGTGCATAGCCCAGCCCGTTCCTTTGGAGCTCCTTGGCAACACAGACATTACTTAGATATGCCCGTGTATGGCTGGATTCATTTACCTATTAATATGGATCGGTTATTAGAAACTATTAGAATATTTGAAGAAGCAACAAAAGATTTTCTTAATTAAATCAAAATCAGCATTTTACATCATGTTTTAACCAAGATAACTATATATAACAAGGCTTATATTAGAAATGGCAACTCAGTTCTCTATATAAATTAACATTTaatacaaaattcaaaaataagaaCTGTGAATGGCATTGAGAACCAACTATTACAGAAAGTCAGTTAAATCCAGTGAACCCTCACTCTGTTGTGAACTGATTTTCTTTTTCTGCATGAAAGCAAAATAGTTTCCTACAGAATGAAAGTGACTGACTGATCTAAGTTACAATAAATTGAGCAAAGCCCATCATGAATTCAATGATACTCTTCAATAGTAAGCAAAAAGGAATCGTTAACCTTACCCCTGGCCTCTTTCCGGTCAGTTCATCTGGTAACCAGAGGCACTGATTCAGGTCTAAACTACCAACTACTATTCTCTCTTCCCCATCTTCAACAAACTGCAAATGCCAGATTTCAGAGGTTAAGCTCTAGCATTGATAGATTATTCCTCTTAGAATGAGTCCTCCTCGCAAAAAAAAGAGGACAAGTACTACCAACTCACTGAACACCTCTGGTAAAAATATGGGAGCCAAGAGAGGCTAAGTATTTTtattaatttatttatttttcgcACAGGATGAGCAAAGTTGGATCTAGAAGAACAAATAGCAAGTCCTGTGTAACTAGAAAGCACGATCTGTGATCTTAGCAATCAAAGTGGGCCAAAAAAATCCACTTTTAAAATCATCATTTTTAGGTTTTTTGTCCAAGAAATACATACTCATAAGAAATTTGAGGATACTGAAATGCCTTTGCCTATCAAATTTGTCTGATCTAGCCAAGCAACATGGAACGGAGCAGCGAAATAAATGTCTGTTCGAGGGCATTGCACCTATATTACAATTATACCTTGCATGCTGAACAAAGCTCCTCGGCTGACATCAATGATGGCAGCAGTGGTACTGTCCCATTTATACAAGCGACTCTCTGAAAGTTAATCATATTCCCAGAAATCCGATTTTGTAATGCTTCATACTCCCTTTCTGCCAAACCTTTTCTGTGATCCTAATATAACTTGAAAATAAGTAAAACTAAATTATTAATGAATCATTATGATGCTTCAGCACTGCATGTGGAGACAAAAAAGAGGAAATGCATGGAAAGTAATAATATAGAAGGGGAAAAGGTACAGTAAGATAGAAGGAAAGACGCAGTGGAGAAAAGTTGGTAGCACCATTTCGCTGAGTTGTCTACGCTAACTTTAAAATATACTTGGTTAGAAGGTAGTGAATTCAGAAGAAATGTAGTAGTAGTATGAACTATAAGAATAAATATACAGTCAACATTCAACACTGCAGCTTTTTCTGCAAATAAAACCAGCGTTCCAGGCTTAGCTTAGCCAGGAAGTGTGGTTGGGGAGTTGTAGTTTTTGGTCTGGTTTTCCTTGAATTAATGGAGCTCTTTAATGTTTTAGGTTCGGGTTCCATTATAAACTAGATTAATTCTCTTCTAAGAATGGAAATTGCAGGAGCCTCTACCTTCTTGACAAGGTCGGTGAACACACAAAAAAAGTGTGAATTTTATTTTTTATCCCTCAAGtgtgcatttgtgacacatattacccaTTTAGTGAAAATTCTACCAGAATATCCCATCTAAGAAACTTTGAATCCGGTTTTACCGCATTTATGCATTTTGCCCGGTTCTGTTAGATAGGACCAGCATGTTAGGTGGATGTGGCGCGGGAACAATGTGTAAAGCTCACAGAGCGTCATCGGCGATCATGTTCAGCCTTCTCTTCTCCATCTGTTCCATTGCTCTTCCTCCTCTGGTATCCCCGAAACGCGATCATCACCTCACATCTTGCCCAGCACACACACATAAAAAAAGGTTCCAATTTTTCTTATATGGGGTATTCTTGACGAATTTTCACTAGATGTGGCAAAAAAACTAGAAGCTTCCACTATAAACACAGATCGATCTATATCCAGCTATCTGCAAAATCTTGCCATCTAGGCCAGAACTAATTTTGCACACCAACTTCAGAGAATAGTGCCACATTCACCAGATGTTAGAGTGCCTCTTCAGCTATTCGTTCGTTTCTGAAATGTAACAACTCGCACAGAGAACGGGCAGGAAAGAGATGAGATTGATTGAAGAGATCGATCACCTCGGCTCCGACTGTGTCGCGAGAGTACTCGTAGAAGGTGCGAACGCGGAGGCGCACAGCTGCGCGGAGCTCGTCGAGCGTGACAAACTCTCGGACGGCCACCGCGCCGGCGCGCTCCTCTAGCAGCAGCGGCGCAGCAGCGTCAACGGCCGCCGCGGCGGTGGCGCGGCAGCGGAAGGTCGGGATGGCGAGGCGGCAACTGCGAGGGACAGTAAGGAGGGTGGGATAGCGACATGTTGGGGCAGCTGGAGGGGGCGAGGGCAGCAGCAGCCGCGACGCCGTCGCCATGGATCGAACTTCGACGACTTTGCGGCTGGCAGTTGGTTGGTTGGGAAACGGAGACGTTTCCGCCACAACTGCCTGGGTTGAGCCTCACTCTATGGCCTATGCCTGCCACTGCTGTTGTTCCAGCCGCCGGCTCAACCACTGACCAGCGGGGACGTTTCCTGTATACCAGCTGCACACAGTTCCTCTTTcaattcaaaggatttgcatgcTTTTTTGGAGAATTCAAATCCTTAAGAATATTTTATGGTGACTGTTTGATTTGTAAACTTGAATCTCATAGGAAATTTTTACCTACGGAAATCTTTGCACTAGATTCGTATAAAATCTAACGCCCACTCAAACCTCTTTTCAAGATCCTTTGCCTTTTCTGtaatgaaataatatatgcatacaAAGTCCTGTAGAGTGGTAGTGGGTATGACACCGCAATGCTGCGGTTTTTTGTTCCTACGTTTTAAATCAAAGAGACGCTAACAGATATATATCCTTTGAAGAAAGATCTGAGCTTAGGACTATGCTTAGGACGTTTCAGAACATGTGTTATATGTCGTACATTGGCTGTGGATCATGAGGCTTGTTCTTCGGTGCTTCAGCGTTGCAAGTGGCAATGGTGATATCAAGTTTTGTTTCATCAGTTGATTTCATATTTTCTCATTTCATGATCGCAAACTTCTTCCTCGATTCCAAGCTGACTGTTAGTAAATCTAGAATTCTTTAAATGGTTTTGGATGATTGATGACAATCAATAAAGGAACTAACAAATTTGTTAAGCGTTTCAGGTTTTAGTTCAGGTTGCTAGGTGGATCGTGTCAATGGTGACCGTCAAAAAGTAAGAATGTGTGTTTAGGCTACCTCAAAGTATAATCTTTTACTTTTTAAGTCGTGGGTGTGACGTACTATCAAGGCACTTTCCAAATCAGATGAAAGAATCTATTGCAAAAACTCCCAAAAATTTCCTCCTAAAATTAACAAGAACTTCTCTAGTATCTCGTGTTCTTCTTTCCCGGAACCTCCTCGAAAACTTTTCACTGTAAGTCCAACCTAGTTAGATTGAGAGACCGAATGGAAAATCAATTCAGACCTGTATCTATTTCCGTCAGTACTACTAAAATGGTAAGTTGTTGGAACCAAGATTCTTCATTTTTCCAGTGCATGAAGTCATGCCATGGATCCAACACTTGTGAATGAAGCCCAATTAGAAACTCTGATTAGGGGGGACTAAGCAGTTTTCCGCCCAGCTATTTTTAGAGTTAATCTGTAATTAATTCTGAAATATATGAGTTCATCTTTTGTTCGAACTACCCAACATGTAAATTTTAGGACGAAAACTAGCCATTATACAGACCGGGACCTCCAACAATCCTTCCGAATACCTCCCGGTTTTGTTCATTTTTAGAGGCGTTCTGGTCGAGCAGGTACTGCCGAGATTAGTTAGGCACCTCCGAAAAATTAAACTTTCCGCCTGACTTTTCAAATTGTTAATTGGTCACCACTCAGAAGTATCGGGCAGATTTCTTTTTCGAGTATCTTTTTATCTACCTATATACACCATCCTATTTTGGGGTAAAACGGTCAAAGTTTCAGCTACCTATTTTTGCACATACCTCATACTTTTGCACTCAATTCCTTTGATATTCATggtgcttttttttttgcgagaaatccaccgatctattaataatcatcaacagtagtacaagtaACCCAAAAAGTAacgaaaattacaaattggtactcggaccacctagcgacgactacaaacactagcaggagccgaaggcgcgccgctgtcctcgcccctccatcgctggagtcaggcaaagcttgtcgtagtagagcttgttgtagtagacagacggaaagtcgtcgtgctaaggtcccaaaggaccagcgcaccagatcagcaaccatcgccaacgatgacaaccgtagatcggaagagactatcatgaaaccacaccaataaACACGAAAGCCGgccggatcccaggagatccgacgggcacacaactccacgcgccctaCGTCTGCGCTAGATGCACCAatggagcgaggatagggcggggaggaccttattctgacttcaggatgtagccgccgtCTCACCATCAAAAAAAAAGACTGAAATGTGAACTATATTAAGAACGGAAACTCCCAGCCGGCGAGGAgaccgtggtccgccacacctccaaggccccaaaaccactggaggcggagagaaccggcggtatcgccggcgaggaggacggaacTCTAGATGGGTTTTGTGGCTTCTTTCCGCCGCCTCCTGGGTTACTTCGCACGTAATTTAAGATGCTATATTTGTGATCTTTTTGCAAATGCTTCAAAATTTAAGTGCTAGTTATGTGTTGTTACTTCTTAGAGGGTGTGTAATCCCTAGCCGGCTAGAGAGTCACTTGAAAACTTCGTGATGTATTGTGAAGGATCCAAGAGTTTGTAAAGGCTGAAGATCGCCTAGTACGTGTGAAGGTCTGTTTCTTAATGGTTGAGCATGGATGTGGTATCCTAGCACAAGGAGATATAGGTTGGTATTTGTGATAAAGGATTGCGTGTTTTAATCTTCTCGAACAAGGTCATATGTAGCGTCAACTATCCAACCTTAGGATATATCTTCGTGTTTGTGACATCTTTCCCTAGATCATTTAGCTTCATGCATTTTAGTTTTTTCAGAAGTTTTACTCTTTGTACAGTTGCATGACAAGCATGATGTAGACAACAAATGTAAAAAGAAACCAACATTTCCTTAAGATCCAAGCTATTCACCCCGTTCTTGTCGACATGAAGTGATCTTTCACTTAGGTTCTCACCTCCTAGGTGTTTGATTCAAACCGCTCTATCAATGTCTATGAAAGTAATTCATCAATTTCGTCTTCTATATTTTGATGCTGGACCATTGGGAAGGTGGCTCATAGGCTAGGCGACTATCTTAtcattctatttatttatttattttacgaaAAAAATCCAcatatctattaataatcattatAGTACAAAGAGCCTTAAAGGTAGcaaaaattat contains the following coding sequences:
- the LOC124686063 gene encoding uncharacterized protein LOC124686063, coding for MATASRLLLPSPPPAAPTCRYPTLLTVPRSCRLAIPTFRCRATAAAAVDAAAPLLLEERAGAVAVREFVTLDELRAAVRLRVRTFYEYSRDTVGAEDHRKGLAEREYEALQNRISGNMINFQRVACINGTVPLLPSLMSAEELCSACKFVEDGEERIVVGSLDLNQCLWLPDELTGKRPGVNESSHTRAYLSNVCVAKELQRNGLGYALVDKSKKLAREWGITDLYVHVAINNEAAQKLYMKSGFVYESEEPAQQARHLGRPRRLLLWLDMKNEPL